Proteins found in one Dehalococcoidia bacterium genomic segment:
- a CDS encoding pyridoxamine 5'-phosphate oxidase family protein, with protein MEIGGHWDTISKVVQEAFNSCLHCAIATVNDDGAPHITPIGSLILRDDATGFYFEEFLSTTLKNLERNKRVCVLAVNSDKKFWFESLLSGEFTSPPAVRIMGVVGEKREATEQEIALWQKKVQAASQLKGYEILWKNMRTVRDIYFDSFEPVHTGSMTGNLWED; from the coding sequence ATGGAAATCGGCGGGCATTGGGATACTATCTCAAAGGTTGTTCAGGAAGCGTTCAACAGTTGCTTGCATTGTGCGATAGCCACTGTAAACGACGATGGGGCGCCACACATTACACCGATAGGCTCTTTAATACTCCGTGACGATGCCACAGGATTCTATTTTGAAGAGTTCCTCAGCACCACGCTAAAAAATCTAGAGCGAAATAAGCGGGTATGTGTATTGGCTGTTAACAGCGACAAGAAATTCTGGTTTGAGTCTCTTCTCAGTGGAGAATTTACATCACCGCCTGCTGTGAGGATTATGGGTGTCGTAGGGGAAAAGCGAGAGGCAACGGAACAAGAAATCGCGCTATGGCAGAAAAAAGTACAAGCAGCAAGCCAGCTCAAAGGATATGAGATACTATGGAAAAACATGAGAACCGTCCGGGACATATACTTTGATTCGTTTGAACCTGTCCATACGGGATCTATGACCGGAAACCTTTGGGAAGATTAG
- a CDS encoding YbaN family protein, whose protein sequence is MKKYLKRPTLCNLRNRLLTLAGTISLGLAILGIFLPLLPTTPFLLLAAACYARSSRRFSNWLLSNRFFGKFIKNYQEGKGVPLKLKAFSILLLWITIGCSVAFAVQIIAVRIILVFIAFGVTIHILSIRTQHQL, encoded by the coding sequence ATGAAAAAATACCTGAAGAGACCAACTCTATGCAATTTGAGAAATCGACTGCTGACCCTTGCAGGAACCATCTCTTTAGGGCTTGCTATCCTTGGCATATTCCTGCCCCTTTTACCCACTACTCCCTTCCTCTTGCTAGCTGCAGCGTGCTATGCCAGAAGTTCAAGAAGGTTTAGCAATTGGCTTTTAAGTAACCGCTTTTTTGGAAAATTCATCAAGAACTACCAAGAGGGAAAGGGAGTCCCGTTAAAACTGAAGGCTTTCTCCATTTTACTACTGTGGATAACGATAGGATGTTCAGTCGCTTTTGCGGTTCAGATTATTGCCGTTAGAATCATCCTGGTTTTCATCGCTTTTGGCGTCACCATACATATTCTCTCGATTCGCACTCAACATCAATTATAG
- a CDS encoding acetyl-CoA acetyltransferase has product MSESIKDKVAIIGMGCTKFGELWDKDAYDLVIDSAYEAYEDAGIDPKDIQAAWVGTLMGSTATQLSAPLKTDYIPVTRLENVCATGMETLRAATFALIAKAYDLVLAVGFDKLKDTGYGGLPMAVQSAGSEKWHPVIGSGDSAPGRYAMAATRYFHRFGLSGEEGKRTLAKISVKSHHNGFLNPRAHLRMEVTEEQVMSAPMIAWPLGLFDACGVTDGGSAAILCRTEDAKKYKDEYITIKSFGLAAGPGMGKVRTDYDYTHWEETIRAAQQAYADAGIKDPKKEIDMCEVHDCFSIAELMCYEDLGFCEKGKAKEHIEAGEFALDGKNPFNVGGGLKSFGHPIGASGIREVFEGYVEILGRAQLPERQLKDVRLALAHNQGGNPGRFICSICIVGAP; this is encoded by the coding sequence ATGTCAGAGAGCATTAAAGATAAGGTTGCCATCATCGGGATGGGCTGCACCAAGTTCGGCGAGCTTTGGGATAAGGATGCCTATGACCTGGTTATCGATTCCGCCTATGAGGCCTATGAGGATGCCGGCATCGACCCCAAGGATATACAGGCAGCCTGGGTGGGCACCCTGATGGGCTCAACAGCGACACAGTTATCAGCACCGCTGAAGACCGACTACATCCCGGTCACCAGGCTGGAGAATGTTTGCGCAACCGGAATGGAGACGCTGAGGGCAGCGACCTTCGCCTTGATCGCCAAGGCGTATGACCTGGTGCTAGCTGTCGGCTTCGACAAGCTCAAGGACACCGGCTACGGTGGACTGCCCATGGCGGTGCAATCAGCGGGCAGCGAGAAGTGGCACCCAGTAATCGGCTCCGGGGATTCCGCCCCAGGGCGCTATGCCATGGCCGCTACCAGGTACTTCCACCGCTTTGGCCTGAGCGGGGAGGAGGGGAAGAGAACCCTGGCCAAGATATCGGTGAAGAGCCATCATAACGGCTTCCTCAACCCGCGGGCCCACCTGCGTATGGAGGTTACCGAGGAGCAGGTGATGAGCGCCCCCATGATCGCCTGGCCCCTTGGCCTGTTCGATGCCTGCGGGGTGACCGATGGTGGCTCGGCAGCCATCCTTTGTCGCACCGAGGACGCCAAGAAATACAAGGATGAATACATCACCATCAAGTCCTTCGGCCTCGCAGCAGGCCCGGGAATGGGCAAGGTACGCACCGACTACGACTACACCCACTGGGAGGAAACCATAAGGGCGGCACAGCAGGCATACGCCGATGCCGGCATAAAGGACCCCAAAAAGGAGATCGATATGTGTGAGGTCCATGACTGCTTCTCTATAGCCGAGCTGATGTGCTACGAAGACCTGGGCTTCTGCGAGAAGGGAAAGGCGAAGGAGCACATCGAAGCGGGTGAATTCGCCCTCGACGGTAAAAACCCCTTTAACGTCGGCGGCGGCCTGAAATCCTTCGGTCATCCCATCGGAGCCAGTGGTATCCGGGAGGTCTTCGAAGGTTATGTAGAGATCCTGGGACGCGCCCAGTTGCCCGAGCGCCAGTTGAAGGATGTGAGGCTGGCGCTGGCCCATAATCAGGGGGGCAACCCCGGCCGGTTCATATGCAGCATCTGCATCGTCGGCGCCCCTTAG